In Candidatus Buchananbacteria bacterium, the DNA window AAGTTTGCCAACTGCCCGGTTGCGGGTTTTGGCGGCTACTTTCGCTTCGAAGCCCCGATTATCCAAAATCTTTTTAGGCTCAAGAAGCTCTTCGTCGCGAAAAGCATTTTGAGCGACAATAAATACTACTCTTTTTTTCATACATTTTTAGCAACTTATTTATATATTAAATATAACAAAAATCTGACCCGACTGAAAGGTTAGGGGTCAGATTTTCTCAAATTAATCTTAGATTACCGGCTAACTTCAATGTCCTGATCGCGTTCCGGATCGCAAGAACCAACCTGGATTCTACCTGTTGCAGTTTTTCTGATATAGTAATCGGTATTTCCGGCATCAGCACCAACCGAATCTCCCAAAGGGTCAATTGGAATTGAAGCAATATATTCGTCAACTATATCAGGGGCAAGATTTAGACAAGCGCCTGCTGTAGTTTGAGCGCCACAGGCCGCATCACAACCAATGCCATCAGTGCCCAAAACATAATAAGTGCCAACTGTTGCGCTGGCAAGTGCGTTCGGCAATGTACCGGCGTTATCAACCGTATATTTCAAAACAGCATTCAAGATTGAATTAACTGAACTCCAACGTTCAGCATTTCTGGCTTCGGCCAATCGGCGCGCCGGATCAACGGCGACAAAAATAATGGCGGCCAAAGATAACAATCAACAGTTCAATAAGGGTAAACCCTTGATTTTTTTTCATAAGGCTCCTTTTAATTATCGTGAGACACGGATAGTCGGGGTTTCGCTGTTGACCTCTTCAGCACCACAGGCGCCAACAGTTACCCGGCCACTCGGACTCTTATAAATATAATAAAATGTTTTAGTCGCACCAGCTCCCGATTCGTTTGAATCGTAAGGAATCGAAGCTAGATAGGTATCAACTAATGGTGACAGATCAATTACCGCTGTGGTGGTTGTAGCAGTCCCGCCGCCGGCAGTTTCACAGTCAGTAGCGCTCGCGCCCGTTCCAATCATATAGGTCGTACCAGCCGTCAAATTAGCCGGGGGCGCACCAGCATTATCAACCGTATATTTCAAATAGGCATTCAAGATTGAATTAACTGAACTCCAACGTTCAGCATTTCTGGCTTCGGCCAATCGGCGCGCCGGATCAACGGCGACAAAAATAATGGCGGCCAAATTAATTGCTTTAAAAGCTCATTTATAGTATATCACTAAAAATCGTTTTATTCTACAATATCAAAATAAATTCCGTATACCCATCCTTCCACCGAGGCGTCTTTAATCTTATACCAACCATCCGACTCCTCTACTACTTCATAAACACCCCCCACCGGCACCGAGCCAACTTTCTTAAAGCTGGTTGCCGCACCTTCCCGGACATTTAGATAACCAACAGCATTTTCCTTAACTCTAATTTTGATTGGCTTAGTTTCATTTGAAACCCCCAAAACCTCCGGATTATTCTCAGCACTGCTTTCTGCTGCCGGCGTCGTCGTTGAAGTTTCAAACAGTTCAGTAAACGTACTAAACACCCAGCCCGAAATTTTGTCGTCCAACTTGATCTTATGCCACTCTTCACCGCGCTCTAACAATTCGTATTCACTACCGGACTT includes these proteins:
- a CDS encoding type II secretion system protein, producing the protein MKKNQGFTLIELLIVIFGRHYFCRR